A genomic stretch from Bordetella sp. N includes:
- a CDS encoding VOC family protein, whose protein sequence is MAEARAFYGDLLGCPEGRSAPEWVDFNFYGHQIVAHLAPDECGHKQTSAVDDHDVPVRHFGAILPMEAWEDMAGKLTKAGTKFVIEPYIRFKGEVGEQATMFFLDPSGNALEFKSFKNMESLFAK, encoded by the coding sequence ATCGCCGAGGCGCGCGCCTTCTACGGCGACCTGCTGGGCTGTCCGGAGGGGCGCAGCGCCCCGGAATGGGTGGACTTCAATTTCTACGGTCACCAGATCGTCGCCCATCTGGCGCCGGACGAATGCGGCCACAAGCAAACCAGCGCGGTCGACGACCATGACGTGCCGGTGCGCCACTTCGGCGCCATCCTGCCGATGGAAGCCTGGGAAGACATGGCCGGCAAGCTGACCAAGGCCGGCACCAAGTTCGTGATCGAGCCCTACATCCGCTTCAAGGGTGAAGTCGGCGAACAAGCCACGATGTTCTTCCTGGATCCGTCGGGCAACGCCCTGGAATTCAAGTCGTTCAAGAACATGGAATCCCTGTTCGCCAAGTAA
- a CDS encoding LamB/YcsF family protein, translated as MALSIDLNCDMGESYGAWHMGNDDAVLQYVTAANIACGFHGGDPGTMRKTVAAALAHGVALGAHPSLPDLAGFGRRVMQISPAEAYDMVVYQVGALAGVAASQGARLHHVKAHGALYNMAVKDTALAQAICRAVRDVDASLVLYGLAGSELVRAAQEAGLKVASEVFADRTYQDDGSLSPRNRPGAMIEDLETAVAQVVRMASEGKVRSVNGKDVPVQADTLCIHGDQPNALIFANGIRAALEKAGIAVRTMPGGPVA; from the coding sequence ATGGCACTCTCCATAGATTTGAATTGCGACATGGGCGAAAGCTACGGCGCCTGGCATATGGGCAACGACGATGCCGTGTTGCAGTACGTCACCGCGGCCAACATCGCCTGTGGATTCCACGGTGGCGACCCCGGCACCATGCGCAAGACCGTCGCCGCCGCGCTGGCCCATGGCGTTGCCCTGGGCGCCCATCCCAGCCTGCCCGACCTGGCCGGCTTCGGCCGCCGCGTGATGCAGATCAGCCCGGCCGAAGCGTATGACATGGTGGTGTATCAAGTGGGCGCGCTGGCCGGCGTGGCGGCGTCGCAAGGCGCCCGCCTGCACCATGTGAAGGCGCACGGCGCCTTGTACAACATGGCCGTCAAGGATACGGCGCTGGCGCAAGCCATCTGCCGCGCCGTGCGCGATGTCGATGCGTCGCTGGTGCTGTACGGCCTGGCGGGTAGCGAACTGGTGCGCGCCGCCCAGGAAGCCGGCCTGAAAGTGGCCAGTGAAGTCTTTGCCGACCGCACGTATCAGGACGACGGTTCGCTGTCGCCGCGCAATCGCCCCGGCGCCATGATCGAGGATCTGGAAACGGCAGTGGCCCAGGTCGTGCGCATGGCCTCGGAAGGCAAGGTGCGCTCCGTCAACGGCAAGGACGTACCGGTGCAGGCGGACACCCTGTGCATCCACGGCGACCAACCCAATGCCCTGATCTTCGCCAACGGCATCCGCGCCGCGCTGGAAAAGGCGGGGATCGCAGTCCGGACGATGCCGGGCGGCCCCGTCGCCTGA
- a CDS encoding GntR family transcriptional regulator, producing the protein MEMKAPATIPYFLQEQVRRMIVDGTLRPGQPLREQELERRFGTSRSPIREALRLLELSGLVTHAQRRGFRVALYGEREIRHIYQLRAELEAYAMVRLAELSNLAPLMAELSSYHVRLLDCVPEERAQELLDLISEFFNTIVRVNDNQPLAAALSKLNDRCDPLRHILLRRKTVPSAQLVEGIGRVLEALKAKDLPRAAAVRRAMTEAFLPLVLEAYAAEVYPEAASVG; encoded by the coding sequence ATGGAAATGAAGGCGCCCGCGACCATCCCGTATTTTTTGCAGGAACAGGTCAGAAGGATGATCGTGGACGGCACGCTGCGGCCCGGCCAGCCGCTGCGTGAGCAGGAGCTGGAACGGCGCTTCGGCACCAGCCGCAGCCCTATCCGCGAGGCGCTGCGCCTGCTGGAACTGAGCGGCCTGGTCACGCATGCCCAGCGGCGCGGCTTCCGCGTGGCCCTGTATGGCGAGCGGGAGATCCGCCACATCTATCAGTTGCGTGCCGAGCTTGAAGCCTACGCCATGGTCCGGTTGGCGGAGCTCAGCAACCTGGCGCCGCTCATGGCCGAATTGAGCAGCTATCACGTGCGCCTGCTGGATTGCGTGCCCGAAGAAAGGGCGCAGGAACTTCTGGATCTCATCAGCGAATTCTTCAACACCATCGTGCGCGTCAATGACAACCAGCCGCTGGCGGCCGCGCTGTCGAAACTGAATGACCGCTGCGATCCCCTGCGCCACATCCTGCTGCGGCGCAAGACCGTGCCCAGCGCGCAACTCGTGGAAGGGATCGGCCGCGTCCTGGAGGCCTTGAAGGCCAAGGACCTGCCCCGCGCCGCCGCCGTCCGCCGGGCGATGACCGAGGCCTTCCTGCCGCTGGTATTGGAGGCGTACGCCGCCGAGGTCTACCCCGAGGCGGCGAGCGTCGGGTAA
- a CDS encoding FAD/FMN-binding oxidoreductase: MNAPIASLILDAATPPAPGTRLREIPYNYTSFSDKEIVGRLLGVDAWQLLSDLRGERRTGRSARMLYEVLGDIWVVRRNPYLQDDLLENPKRRNQLIEALHHRLSEIDKRREPARIDFQEGRDLYRDEKVLQLIERARAAIAAFQAQFDETAALRKQAQKVLGRITARDNIKFDGLSRVAHVTDATDWRVEYPFVVLTPDSEDEIAAMVRGCIELGLTIIPRGGGTGYTGGAIPLTWKSAVINTEKFETLGQVESCTLPGRDGEVATIFTGAGVVTKRVSDAAAAAGFVFAVDPTSAEASCVGGNIAMNAGGKKAVLWGTALDNLAWWRMVDPEGNWLEVTRLAHNMGKIHDVDMVRFEVQWFDGRGKPGATPLRSEILEIEGRRFRKEGLGKDVTDKFLAGLPGVQKEGCDGLITSARWVLHRMPAHTRTVCMEFFGQARDAIPSIVEVKHYLDTDGKTRGAILAGLEHLDERYLRAVGYVTKSKRGVLPKMVLIGDIVGDDDAGVAAAASEVVRLANTRHGEGFVAVSAEARKKFWADRSRTAAIARHTNAFKINEDVVIPLNRMGEYTDHIERINIELSTRNKLKLLDALDAFLAEPLPLGKSEDAEDAEITRAEVLNERTRHAQDVIDATRARWRWMLDHLDVPLTQALPDLARLGLVHMQSTLADRIVAQPGARVFDVVQDRTLRTSWKTEVLAEMQRVFPGSACQKVLDEMRAIHARVLKSRVFVALHMHAGDGNVHTNIPVNSDDYEMLGEANEAVARIMQIARDLDGVISGEHGIGLTKYEFLTQEELQPFQDYKRKVDPEGRFNAGKLMPGADLTHAWTPSFNLMGHESLIMQQSEIGAISSSVKDCLRCGKCKPVCATHVPRANLLYSPRNKILATSLLVEAFLYEEQTRRGVSLKHWEEFEDVADHCTVCHKCYNPCPVDIDFGDVSMNMRALLRRMGKKSFNPGTAAAMFFLNAKDPATINATRKAMVGVGYKVQRAANDLLSGLVRKQTRTPPATVGKAPLREQIVHFVNKKMPGGLPKQTARKLLDIEDANYVPIIRNPQTTSAETEAVFYFPGCGSERLFSQVGLATQAMLWHAGVQTVLPPGYLCCGYPQRGNGMNDKADQIITDNRVLFHRVANTLNYLDIKTVVVSCGTCYDQLAGYEFEKIFPGCRLIDIHEYLLEKGIKLDGVQGVRYMYHDPCHTPMKLQDPMKTVKSLVGDGAIKSDRCCGESGTLAVSRPDVSTQVRFRKEEELRKGADVVRADGFTGDVKVLTSCPSCLQGLSRYEGDTKMEADYIVVEMARHILGEDWMASYVKRANAGGIERVLV; this comes from the coding sequence ATGAACGCCCCCATCGCCAGCCTGATCCTCGACGCGGCGACGCCGCCCGCTCCCGGCACCCGCCTGCGAGAAATCCCCTACAACTACACCTCGTTTTCCGACAAGGAAATCGTTGGCCGCCTGCTCGGCGTGGACGCATGGCAGTTGCTGTCCGACCTGCGCGGCGAGCGCCGTACCGGCCGCTCCGCGCGCATGTTGTACGAGGTGCTGGGCGATATCTGGGTAGTTCGCCGCAATCCCTATCTGCAGGACGACCTGCTGGAAAATCCGAAACGCCGGAACCAGCTGATCGAGGCCCTGCATCATCGCCTGTCCGAAATCGACAAGCGGCGTGAACCGGCGCGTATCGACTTCCAGGAAGGCCGCGACCTGTACCGCGACGAGAAGGTGCTGCAGCTGATCGAGCGCGCCCGCGCCGCCATCGCCGCCTTCCAGGCCCAGTTCGACGAAACCGCCGCGCTGCGCAAGCAGGCGCAGAAGGTGCTGGGCCGCATCACAGCCCGCGACAACATCAAGTTCGATGGCCTGTCGCGCGTGGCTCACGTCACCGATGCCACCGACTGGCGCGTCGAGTACCCCTTCGTGGTGCTGACCCCCGACAGTGAAGACGAAATCGCCGCCATGGTGCGCGGCTGTATCGAGCTGGGTCTGACCATCATCCCGCGTGGGGGTGGCACCGGCTACACCGGCGGCGCCATTCCCCTGACGTGGAAGTCGGCCGTCATCAATACCGAGAAATTCGAGACGCTGGGCCAGGTCGAGTCCTGTACCCTGCCGGGCCGCGATGGGGAAGTTGCGACCATTTTCACCGGCGCGGGTGTCGTCACCAAGCGCGTGTCGGATGCCGCCGCCGCGGCGGGCTTCGTTTTCGCCGTCGATCCCACGTCGGCCGAAGCGTCCTGCGTGGGCGGCAACATCGCGATGAACGCGGGCGGCAAGAAAGCCGTGCTGTGGGGCACCGCGCTGGACAATCTGGCCTGGTGGCGCATGGTCGACCCCGAGGGCAACTGGCTGGAAGTCACGCGCCTGGCGCACAACATGGGCAAGATCCATGATGTGGACATGGTCCGCTTCGAAGTTCAATGGTTCGACGGCCGCGGCAAGCCCGGGGCCACGCCGCTGCGCAGCGAAATCCTGGAAATCGAAGGCCGCCGCTTCCGCAAGGAAGGCCTGGGCAAGGACGTCACCGACAAATTCCTGGCCGGCCTGCCCGGCGTGCAGAAAGAAGGCTGCGATGGCCTGATCACGTCCGCGCGCTGGGTGCTGCATCGCATGCCCGCGCACACGCGCACGGTCTGCATGGAGTTCTTCGGCCAGGCCCGCGACGCCATTCCGTCCATCGTCGAGGTCAAGCACTACCTGGATACCGACGGCAAGACGCGCGGGGCGATCCTGGCGGGCCTGGAGCATCTGGACGAGCGCTATCTGCGCGCCGTGGGCTACGTCACCAAGAGCAAGCGGGGCGTCCTGCCCAAGATGGTGCTGATCGGTGACATCGTCGGCGACGACGATGCCGGCGTGGCCGCCGCCGCCAGTGAGGTGGTGCGCCTGGCCAACACCCGCCACGGCGAAGGTTTCGTGGCCGTGAGCGCGGAAGCGCGCAAGAAGTTCTGGGCCGACCGGTCGCGCACCGCGGCCATCGCGCGTCACACCAACGCCTTCAAGATCAACGAAGACGTCGTGATTCCGCTGAACCGCATGGGCGAGTACACGGATCACATCGAACGCATCAACATCGAGCTGTCCACGCGCAACAAGCTCAAGCTGCTGGACGCGCTGGACGCCTTCCTGGCCGAGCCCTTGCCCCTGGGCAAGTCGGAAGACGCCGAAGACGCCGAGATCACCCGCGCGGAAGTGCTCAACGAGCGCACCCGCCATGCGCAGGATGTCATCGACGCGACGCGCGCGCGCTGGCGCTGGATGCTGGACCACCTGGACGTGCCGCTGACGCAGGCGCTGCCGGACCTGGCCCGCCTGGGCCTGGTGCACATGCAGTCGACCCTGGCCGACCGCATCGTCGCGCAGCCGGGCGCACGCGTGTTCGACGTGGTGCAGGACCGCACCCTGCGCACGTCCTGGAAGACCGAAGTGCTGGCGGAAATGCAGCGCGTCTTCCCGGGCAGCGCCTGTCAGAAGGTGCTGGACGAGATGCGCGCCATCCACGCGCGCGTGCTCAAGAGCCGGGTCTTCGTGGCCTTGCACATGCACGCGGGCGACGGCAACGTACACACCAACATCCCCGTCAATTCCGACGACTACGAGATGCTGGGCGAGGCCAACGAGGCCGTCGCGCGCATCATGCAGATCGCCCGTGACCTGGATGGCGTGATTTCGGGCGAGCACGGCATCGGCCTGACCAAATACGAATTCCTGACCCAGGAAGAGCTGCAGCCTTTCCAGGACTACAAGCGCAAGGTCGACCCGGAAGGGCGCTTCAACGCCGGCAAGCTGATGCCCGGCGCGGACCTCACGCATGCCTGGACGCCCAGCTTCAACCTGATGGGGCATGAGTCGCTGATCATGCAGCAAAGCGAGATTGGCGCGATTTCCTCGTCGGTCAAGGACTGCCTGCGTTGCGGGAAGTGCAAGCCGGTGTGCGCCACCCACGTGCCGCGCGCCAATCTGCTCTATTCGCCGCGCAACAAGATTCTCGCCACCTCGCTGCTGGTGGAAGCGTTCCTGTACGAAGAGCAGACCCGCCGGGGCGTCAGCCTCAAGCATTGGGAAGAATTCGAGGACGTGGCCGACCACTGCACGGTCTGCCACAAGTGCTACAACCCCTGTCCGGTGGACATCGACTTCGGCGACGTGTCGATGAATATGCGGGCGCTGCTGCGCCGCATGGGCAAGAAGTCCTTCAATCCGGGCACGGCCGCGGCCATGTTCTTCCTCAACGCCAAGGACCCCGCCACCATCAACGCCACCCGCAAGGCGATGGTGGGTGTGGGCTACAAGGTGCAGCGCGCCGCCAACGATCTGCTGTCGGGCCTGGTGCGCAAGCAGACGCGCACGCCGCCGGCGACCGTCGGCAAGGCGCCGCTGCGCGAGCAGATCGTGCACTTCGTCAACAAGAAGATGCCGGGCGGCCTGCCCAAGCAGACCGCGCGCAAGCTGCTGGATATCGAAGACGCCAACTACGTGCCCATCATCCGGAATCCGCAGACCACGTCGGCGGAAACCGAGGCGGTGTTCTACTTCCCCGGCTGCGGCTCGGAGCGCCTGTTCTCCCAGGTGGGCCTGGCCACCCAGGCCATGCTGTGGCATGCCGGCGTGCAGACCGTGTTGCCGCCTGGATACTTGTGCTGCGGCTACCCGCAGCGCGGCAACGGCATGAACGACAAGGCCGATCAGATCATTACCGACAACCGGGTGCTGTTCCACCGGGTCGCCAATACGCTGAACTACCTGGACATCAAGACCGTGGTGGTCAGCTGCGGCACCTGCTATGACCAGTTGGCGGGGTATGAATTCGAGAAGATCTTCCCCGGCTGCCGCCTGATCGACATCCACGAATACCTGCTGGAAAAGGGCATCAAGCTGGATGGCGTGCAAGGCGTGCGGTACATGTACCACGACCCCTGCCATACGCCGATGAAGCTGCAGGACCCGATGAAGACGGTGAAGTCGCTGGTTGGCGACGGCGCCATCAAGAGCGACCGCTGCTGCGGGGAATCGGGGACGCTGGCGGTATCGCGGCCGGACGTCTCCACCCAGGTCCGCTTCCGCAAGGAAGAGGAGCTGCGCAAGGGCGCGGACGTGGTGCGCGCCGACGGCTTCACCGGCGATGTGAAGGTGCTCACCTCCTGCCCGTCCTGCCTGCAGGGTCTGTCGCGCTACGAAGGCGATACCAAAATGGAAGCCGACTACATCGTGGTCGAGATGGCGCGGCATATCCTTGGTGAGGACTGGATGGCGTCCTACGTCAAGCGCGCCAATGCTGGCGGTATTGAACGCGTACTTGTTTAA
- a CDS encoding YqaA family protein, whose translation MEESLMSSINWMLQLLALPNVGLSAIFVISLISATLLPLGSEPAVFGYVKLAPDMFWPAILVATAGNTIGGAISYAMGLGAWRAAEKWKEKHPHKADEAKSTATESRWHRRAHDWCHRLGPPAMLLSWLPGVGDPLCAVAGWLRLSFWPCVVYMGIGKFLRYLAMTGGLIWLFPQT comes from the coding sequence ATGGAAGAATCCCTGATGTCCTCGATCAACTGGATGCTGCAGCTTCTCGCCCTGCCCAATGTGGGCCTGAGCGCGATCTTCGTCATCAGCCTGATTTCCGCCACGCTGCTGCCGCTGGGCTCGGAGCCCGCCGTGTTCGGCTACGTCAAGCTGGCGCCCGACATGTTCTGGCCGGCCATCCTGGTGGCGACGGCAGGCAATACCATCGGCGGGGCCATCAGCTACGCCATGGGCCTGGGCGCCTGGCGCGCGGCGGAGAAATGGAAGGAAAAACACCCCCACAAGGCGGACGAGGCCAAGTCCACCGCCACCGAAAGCCGCTGGCACAGACGCGCCCACGACTGGTGCCACCGCCTGGGGCCGCCGGCCATGCTGCTGTCCTGGCTGCCGGGTGTAGGCGACCCCCTCTGCGCTGTGGCGGGATGGCTACGCTTGTCGTTTTGGCCTTGCGTGGTCTACATGGGTATCGGTAAATTCCTGCGCTACCTCGCCATGACGGGCGGCCTGATCTGGCTGTTCCCGCAGACATGA
- the ilvA gene encoding threonine ammonia-lyase, biosynthetic yields the protein MSTDYLKRILTSKVYDVAVETALDPAPLLSQRISNAILLKREDTQAVFSFKLRGAYNKMANLTPAQRARGVIAASAGNHAQGVALSARKLGCRAVIVMPTTTPQVKVDAVRRLGGEVVLAGESYSDAYAHAAKLEKAQKLTFVHPFDDPDVIAGQGTVGMEILRQHPGELDAVFVAIGGGGLISGVATYIKQLRPEIKVIGVQTEDSDAMLRSIKAGRRVVLNDVGLFADGTAVKQVGAETFRLVKQYVDDFVVVDTDAICAAIKDVFQDTRSVLEPSGAMAVAGAKQYLAQNKWKNKTVVAISCGANMNFDRLRFVADRAEVGEMREAVFAVSMPEQRGSFRKFCELVGDRSVTEFNYRISDSARAHVFVGLQVATPAEPDKIAAHFRKNGFDTLDLTHDEMAKTHLRHMVGGRSALTTDEVLYRFEFPERPGALMRFLNSMKPEWNISLFHYRNQGADYGRILIGIQVPPADKKQFKAFLEEVDYPYWNETDNPAYKLFL from the coding sequence ATGTCTACCGATTACCTGAAACGCATACTCACTTCGAAAGTCTACGACGTCGCCGTCGAGACCGCCCTGGACCCGGCCCCGCTCCTGTCCCAGCGAATTTCGAACGCGATTCTGCTCAAACGGGAAGACACGCAGGCGGTTTTCAGCTTCAAGCTGCGCGGCGCCTACAACAAGATGGCCAACCTGACGCCGGCCCAGCGCGCGCGCGGCGTCATCGCAGCGTCCGCCGGTAACCACGCCCAGGGCGTGGCCCTGTCGGCCCGCAAGCTGGGCTGCCGCGCCGTCATCGTCATGCCCACCACCACGCCGCAGGTCAAGGTCGACGCGGTGCGGCGCCTGGGCGGCGAAGTGGTGCTGGCCGGTGAAAGCTACTCCGACGCCTACGCCCACGCGGCCAAGCTGGAAAAGGCGCAGAAGCTGACCTTCGTCCACCCCTTCGACGATCCCGACGTGATCGCCGGCCAGGGCACGGTGGGCATGGAAATCCTGCGCCAGCATCCGGGCGAGCTGGACGCGGTGTTCGTCGCCATCGGCGGCGGCGGCCTGATTTCCGGTGTCGCCACCTACATCAAGCAGCTGCGTCCCGAAATCAAGGTGATCGGCGTGCAGACCGAGGACTCGGACGCCATGTTGCGCAGTATCAAGGCGGGCCGTCGCGTGGTGCTGAACGACGTCGGCCTGTTCGCCGACGGCACGGCCGTGAAGCAGGTGGGCGCGGAGACCTTCCGCCTGGTCAAGCAGTACGTGGATGATTTCGTGGTGGTCGATACCGACGCCATCTGCGCCGCCATCAAGGACGTGTTCCAGGACACGCGCAGCGTGCTGGAGCCGTCCGGCGCCATGGCCGTGGCCGGCGCCAAGCAATACCTGGCCCAGAACAAGTGGAAGAACAAGACGGTGGTGGCCATCTCCTGTGGCGCCAACATGAACTTCGACCGCCTGCGTTTCGTGGCCGACCGCGCCGAAGTGGGCGAAATGCGCGAAGCCGTCTTCGCGGTGTCCATGCCGGAGCAGCGCGGCAGCTTCCGCAAGTTCTGCGAACTGGTGGGCGATCGCAGCGTCACGGAATTCAACTACCGCATCTCCGACAGTGCGCGCGCGCACGTCTTCGTCGGCCTGCAGGTTGCCACGCCCGCCGAGCCCGACAAGATCGCCGCGCACTTCCGCAAGAACGGCTTCGACACGCTGGACCTGACCCACGATGAAATGGCCAAGACCCACCTGCGCCATATGGTGGGCGGCCGTTCCGCGCTGACGACCGATGAAGTGCTGTACCGCTTCGAGTTTCCGGAGCGGCCGGGCGCCTTGATGCGTTTCCTGAATTCGATGAAGCCGGAATGGAACATCAGCCTGTTCCACTACCGCAACCAGGGCGCCGACTACGGCCGCATCCTGATCGGCATCCAGGTTCCGCCGGCGGACAAGAAGCAGTTCAAGGCTTTCCTGGAAGAAGTGGACTATCCGTACTGGAACGAAACGGACAATCCGGCCTATAAGCTGTTCCTGTAG
- a CDS encoding LysR family transcriptional regulator, whose translation MDIQLNDIALFVEVAKRKNFSHAAEALNIPSATLSRRVTELERSVGMKLLNRTTRRIDLTEAGAIYFERCRHIVEEARIAHDQLQDMAAQPKGRLRISLPPSLASLFLPVIIRDFIAEYPEIECDFDLSVRPIDPISNPYDLVLRFGQQPDSSLISRQVVLMAHQLYAAPSYLARHGEPRTPADLSHHECLRPMVNDVYQFWMLHSGERIERVQVVGRLASNNMGMLGRLAVRGMGIVPLLVYDAMERAIERTGLVRVLPDWSLTPVPLFALLPSRTLPAKTRAFLDYIKPRLKDQH comes from the coding sequence GTGGATATCCAGCTTAACGACATCGCCTTGTTCGTCGAGGTGGCCAAGCGCAAGAACTTCAGCCACGCCGCCGAGGCCCTGAATATCCCTTCGGCCACGCTGTCGCGCCGCGTCACCGAACTGGAGCGTTCGGTCGGCATGAAGCTGCTGAACCGCACCACGCGGCGCATCGACCTGACCGAGGCCGGCGCGATCTATTTCGAGCGCTGTCGCCACATCGTCGAAGAGGCGCGCATCGCCCACGACCAGTTGCAGGACATGGCGGCCCAGCCCAAGGGCCGCCTGCGCATCTCGCTGCCGCCCAGCCTGGCCAGTCTGTTCCTGCCGGTGATCATTCGCGACTTCATCGCCGAGTATCCCGAGATCGAATGTGACTTCGATCTGAGCGTGCGGCCCATCGACCCCATCAGCAATCCCTACGACCTGGTGCTGCGCTTCGGCCAACAGCCCGACTCCAGCCTGATTTCCCGCCAGGTGGTGCTGATGGCGCATCAGCTGTACGCGGCGCCCTCCTACCTGGCGCGCCATGGCGAACCGCGCACGCCGGCCGATCTGAGCCACCACGAGTGCCTGCGGCCCATGGTGAACGACGTTTATCAGTTCTGGATGCTGCACTCCGGCGAGCGGATCGAGCGCGTGCAGGTGGTCGGCCGCCTGGCGTCGAACAATATGGGCATGCTGGGCCGGCTGGCCGTGCGCGGCATGGGCATCGTGCCGCTGCTGGTCTACGACGCCATGGAACGCGCCATCGAACGCACGGGCCTGGTGCGGGTGCTGCCGGACTGGAGCCTGACGCCGGTGCCGCTGTTCGCCCTGCTGCCGTCGCGCACCTTGCCTGCCAAGACAAGGGCGTTCCTGGATTACATCAAGCCGCGGCTGAAAGACCAGCATTGA
- a CDS encoding adenine phosphoribosyltransferase, with the protein MQTDYAELVRRTIRSVPDWPKAGVVFRDITPVLQDPRTFRALIDLFVYRYMRQRLDLVAGVDARGFIIGSVLAYELNLGFVPVRKQGKLPYRTVAEPYSLEYGNSAVEIHTDAVRTGQRVLLVDDLIATGGTMLAAVKLLQRLGANVVEAATIIDLPDLGGSAALATTGTPLYSICRYDAESA; encoded by the coding sequence ATGCAAACCGACTACGCAGAACTTGTTCGGCGCACGATCCGCAGTGTTCCGGATTGGCCCAAGGCCGGCGTGGTGTTTCGCGACATCACCCCTGTACTGCAAGACCCGCGCACTTTCCGCGCATTGATCGATCTCTTCGTCTATCGCTACATGCGCCAGCGCCTGGATCTGGTCGCCGGCGTGGACGCGCGCGGCTTCATCATCGGCAGCGTTCTCGCCTACGAGCTGAACCTCGGTTTCGTGCCCGTGCGCAAGCAGGGCAAGCTGCCGTATCGCACGGTGGCGGAGCCTTACTCGCTGGAATACGGCAATTCCGCGGTGGAAATCCACACGGACGCGGTGCGTACCGGCCAGCGCGTGTTGCTGGTCGACGATCTCATCGCCACGGGCGGCACCATGCTGGCGGCCGTCAAGCTGCTGCAAAGACTGGGCGCCAATGTGGTCGAGGCCGCCACCATCATCGACCTGCCCGACCTGGGCGGATCGGCCGCGCTGGCCACCACCGGCACGCCGTTGTATTCGATCTGTCGCTACGACGCCGAGAGCGCCTGA